One Coffea eugenioides isolate CCC68of chromosome 2, Ceug_1.0, whole genome shotgun sequence genomic window, AACTTGGGCTGGGTATTGGATTGTTAGTGGTTCCTGGGCTTGGGCTTGAGGCCCGTTTCGATTGCGTGACATAATCCCCAAGGTCACCTTTCTGCTTTGGTCAATTGCTTTTGTAATCAATTAGCTCACATAACTTGGAAACTCGCAGGAATTGCATGCTTTTGCTAAGTATATATAATGACGATCTTTAGCACAAGCGAGCTCAGTATTAGCACAGCACAAACTACTGAAGAGTTCTTCAAAAAAACTACTGAGAGTTCCATCTACACCGAAGCAATGGCTGGTGAAGATGAGATGCCAAGAGTGAAGTTGGGAAGCCAAGGACTTGAGGTAAAGCCCATTTTTTACATCttgttcaaaaaattttttgttttttgacaTGGGTTCTTGCTTTATTGTTAAATGTGTTAGGCTTCAATGCAAAACACCTGATGAATAATTTTGCTGTTTGGTATTGTACAGAAAAtttgtttgttaattagttGTTTCCCATAATCCATCTTGATGAAGATAACAGTTGCATTTAAAATTGCTTTGTGTAAACatgttttctttgtttgtttATATCTTGGGCTTTGGAAGAAATATTGGATGGACTAGTTAGAGTTCCTGATTGGAGAAAGTTCTTGGTAGAATATTTCTGAAGATTTCTCATAAATGTGAATGAATCCTTCAACCTCCTTGTCTATCTGTTGATTTGTTTAGTATTTGTTCTCACTTCTGTAATTTCTTATTTGCGGTTTCAGGTTTCAAGAATTGGATTTGGCTGTATGGGCCTAACTGGAATCTACAATTCGCCAGTACCAGAGGAGGATGGAATTGCAATACTCAAGCAGGCGTATTACCAAGGAGTTACATTTTGGGATACCTCAGATGTATATGGAGCAGAACATGCTAACGAATACTTGGTTGGAAAGGTAATTCTATGCTAATCAACGTTGATAAAAGTTTTGTTTTAGTAATACTAGTATAATAGTGATATTGAAGGCCGTAATGAAGAACTCCAATTAGCTTCACCTTTTTTCCTGCTTAAATGATTCCGTTGTGAAGAATTACTGAGTGCCTATGCTTGTCATGACTCATGTGCTTCTATGATCAGCTACGTCTGATTTCACTTTTTTATACTTTCTTGTGTTTattgacaaaaacaaaaaaaagtgaTATTTTTAGAAGCTGAAGTCGAGATTTCCAGAAACAGAGAGCTATAAAGAGATTTTGTAAAACCAGACTAGTAATTGGCTAGCTTTTGATGAAATCAGGTTGAAAGTTGAGACCTGTgggagaaaacaagaaaagcttCAGAAATCATGtttctttatcttttatttttttttggaactgCAACTCGGATCCATTATACATGTAATAATAGCATATGATCACCTTAGCTTGAAATTTTGAAAGAGAACAATCAATAGCTGTATCCAAGAGGACTGTATTTTCAGGGCAACCATGAAGATTCTTATAATTTCGAACAATAAATTGCAAAATTATACCAACTTATCACCTTGAATGGCGATGTTTGCCTCGTTTTATTTCCTTGATACGTAGTAGGTTGCCATTTGGATAATAGAAAAGAACAATACAAGGAGCTAAGATTTTAGGAACATGAATTATCAGTTTGATTTTCTTTCATATACGGTTAATGTGATTTCCCCAAGTTATCAGCTTCCTTAGACTATATATATTGGTAATACTTCTGCTTGTTAAATCTATCTTCATCAGAGTAGGATTGCACACAGAGATTGAAAGAGGAGGCTTTTGCCTTTCtaagaaatattttttttgcttctttggTTTTCATTTTCCTCAGGTGGGATCTTAGGTTTTGAACTGTAAAAAGATGAAACGAAGtcttcattttgcaattttagaGTTTCCATATGATCAATGTAATCCAATTCTTGCAGGCATTGAAGCAACTGCCTCGCGAAAAAGTCCAGTTAGCTACAAAGTTCGGTGTGTTTAAAATTGAGCCCACAAAAGTAACAGTAAAAGGCACTCCTGAATATGTTCGCTCCTGCTGTGAGAATAGCTTGAAGCGCCTTCAAGTGGACTACATAGATCTCTATTACATACATCGAATAGACACTACAGTACCGATTGAAGAAACAGTGAGTGTTTGATCCACTCCTCCTGCTCTGTCTGACTTGTTAAGAGAAAATCTCTTGCCCATTTTCCTTTATATTACATTTTGAGGCCTATGATTCATATTTTCGATCAATGACGGCACATGTTTAGTAAGAAATGTACTAGTGGTTCTCTTACGGTATTGTGCTTGTGCTGATGAATAACTCTACTTACTCTGTTGCAGATGGGAGAGCTTAAAAAATTAGTTGAAGAAGGTAAAATTAAGTACATTGGGTTATCTGAAGCTAGCCCAGATACTATAAGGAGGGCACATGCTGTTCATCCTATCACTGCTTTGCAACAGGAATATTCCCTGTGGACCCGTGACATCGAGCCAGAGTTGCTACCTCTCTGCAGGTTACTGAAAAATTTTGTGATCATTTTGGTCTCATGACTGGCCCTATTCTATGAATATACATTTTGATAAGAAGGTCATGCTGCATCTATAGATGCTAGATTATAAGTTTATTTCCTTTTGGTAGGCTTGTTCAATCATGGGGTTATAGTTGCAAGTTCTTAtatctcttctttttcctttgtaGTATAAGCTTTTCGCTTCTTTTCAACAGCACTTTGAGTTTAGAACATTTTACTTTAATATTGAGTTTCTATACGCAGGGAACTTGGAATTGGGTTGGTTCCATATAGCCCTGTCGGTCGTGGTCTTTTTGCTGGCAAGGCTGTTGTTGAAAGCTTGCCTCAGAATAGCTTCTTGGTATGATTACAAAAGTCTATTTTCTATGCCTTTCTATTGccttttcttgaatttgacGACTTGTATGGATTTATTCCCAATTTACTCATGGATGGACTACTTTAATTGTTTGTCTGCAGGAAACTCATCCAAGGTATACAGGAGAGAACTTCGAAAAGAACAAGACCATATATTTCCGCTTAGATGCGTTGGCTAAAAAGCATGGATGCACTCCTGCCCAACTTGCAATTGCTTGGGTTCTTCGTCAGGGTGAAGGCATTGTACCCATTCCTGGTAAGCTCGGTCAGAACAATTGTTTGTTTGATGCTACTAATTCACCTATATCATTCGTTGAGAACGTTAGGCAGGTTCAGAACCACAAAAactccatttgtttttcctGTTGAGGGCATAAGTGAATCTTTGAACCCTATTCTCAACTGTGGTTGCAGTAAACTGTCAACTTAATGATTCTTTtaacttcaaatttcaaaagaaacTTTGAAGTGAGTTACTTGTTTCTTGGTGTCTCTCTATGATTTGAAGGAACTAGAAGAAGAAAGTTTGGTCTGTAACTCAGGGAACTTTCTAGTTGAAAACTAGCCGGCGCTGCAGTTGCCTAAATTTAACTCACAATTGTTCTCAACCCACAGCTTTGTTTTGCACTTCTCTTATTAAGGTGCATCATGTCTTGAGAAATGCATTTCAGCAAACATCATAGTGTATTTACTAATAGATACTGTATAATTAAGAAGCAGCTTCCCAATCCTCGTTCTTGTTCACCATCCATATTTGTTCTTTTGAATGCATGCTAAGCGGTTCAGCATGCTATTCTGTTCATGTTCCTGCAGGATTCATGTTTGATGTCTTGCTACAGTCTTGAATCCAAAAACTTTGCAATCAGGATTCAGGCGAAGATACAGAAACCTGCATTGTCATGCAGTTTGATCAAAGAAGTTCTATAAACCAACAGTCGCAACAATGTTGCTCATCATTGCCAACAGTTTATATATGAAGTTCTGATCTAAATATTGAACAAAGTTTTAAATACTTGGAACAAAGATTATCAACTTTGAACTAACATCCTATTTCTGCAGTGATATATGTTTGAATGCTAAAGTGGATCTGTCATGCTTTCTCAGGTACAACTAAAGTAAAAaatcttcaagaaaataatgGTTCTGTGAAAGTCAAGCTCACAGAGGAGGATTTGAAGGAGCTATCAGATGCAGTGCCAATCAACAATGTTGCAGGACAGAGGACATCAGATGCACTATTCCGTACTTCGTTTTACTTTGCTAGTACACCACCACCACCGAAGAAGTGCAGACTAGAGTAATTTGTTTAATGCAATAGGATGTCTTGTTTTATTTGGTTCCCTGTGTGTTGgagaatttcaaaataatagGACTTTTGTCCTACGATCAATTATGTAATGTACGATTGTTTGGTTTCTAAATTGGGTATGATTCTTATAATTCTACATTTGCTAGTAGAATTCGATAAGAGATGTGTTTCTTTATTGTTCAGACATAATTCCCTCTATAAATAACTATCAAGTAAGTGTAGACACGTACAATCATaaaaaattccaagaaaacGTCTAACTTTTATCATTCTATAATttattttcaatatatatatatatatatatagatatataatCGTATTGGTTCAAAAGCTAATGTTGAATTTTTTTGtgaactcgaactcgatttGAGCACGTTGAATTTGAACGCAATTTGGTCGGCTTAACTTCGACTTAAGTTCAATGTTGATTAAACTTGAATCGAGTTTTAATCTAACCAACTCATAAGCCATAGCGACCAGCTTGATTCGATTCTATAATTCgttttcaatatttttattttgacaaatctTTCCATCGTGAGTACTCAATGATTCAacccattttcttcttcttcttttccaattttcttttacTGTTTCATTTATGTTTTCTTTCTCATCCCTTCTTCTTCTCTATCTCATCCCATCAACACCACAATCTGTACCCTTCACCAGTTCCATTAGAGCCAATGTTTTCttgcttgtttttcttttttcacccgctctttcttttttgtccctttttcctttttgtttcttttccctcgcttcctttttcttttctatttcatCCTTTGCTCCAGCATCAACACCACGACCTTCCCCATTGGCGCCGATGCCAATGCCATCACCACCACTGCCACCGCCACTCGTATGTCGAATATAAGAACTTCCTTGTAATTTCTCAATCAGACCACCAGCAATCTTTTgcaaaattccaaattgggaaggGTAGAAGGAGGAAAAAGAGGCTAATTAGGTTGATGAAATAGGTGTGTTTTTGGAAAGCAAATCACTTTAATTCATTATACTCTTATATCATAAAAGTGAGCTACATTCGTCGTTAATTTGGATGGATTCTGTCCATTTTCCACTATGGTTGAAACAAcgagaaatgaagaaaaaaagggagCAAAATAACATAGAGAAAAAAAACATAAGAAAGAAAGATGGTAGGAGTGCATTTAACCCATgcaatttttttcccttcaacGTAGGGTCAAGTCATTGGTCGAAAAGGGTAATATTCTGAGTTAGAGATTCTGATGAGAGTAAAGTGATTATTTAATTGATGACATTAGCGGATACTTTTTTCATTCGGTTAGTTCAGGTTAATGCTGCAAATTACCTATTAAGGATCATTAGTGGTAATCTTACAAAATTAGGTCCTGTTTGATAGCTCAATtcagtacttaaatttaatggatttagatcCTAATATATTTAAaccgtttgataaccaaaaattaaatatttgaattaattaagtggcactgaatttccTAAACAAAATTTGCtctcaaaattaaatgataagctattcacttatcattgaatatgatatacattcaaatatattagatttaatacttaaaaaaacaataacttaataaatttaaatttcaaatttcagattttaattttatcaaacgcagcCTAAGTTATTCTTCGAAACTTGGATGACATTTGCTTTCAATGAAGGAATATTCGTCGGTGAGGAAATAGAGTTATTAACCCTCTAGTAATGCTACAAGAagccaatgttttgaaaaccggatcGGATCGGTCGGTTCGATCGGTTGAATCGCAAATCGGCCATGCCTCAGATCCGGTTCAATTAAAAATTCAAAGAATTAATTGAAGCGTTCAAAATCGGTCAAGAACCGGTTGAACAGGTAAAAATCGATAAAAACCAGGAGGTTCAATCGATTTttattaagtatttattttctaaaataaatattttagttttattcaaaaattttaatactaaaatgaataaaaaattagtaaacCTTTGAACCGAAGTCAAACCGATTGAACCGATCAAATCATAAATCGAAAGGTTTTTCGATTCACTCTCTGATCCGGGTTTAAAAACATTGCAAGAAGCAACATTTTGATACGAGTCATCAATACCATGCTATTGACTTGAGGGATTGAGTACTACTCCAAAAGGCCACAATTTCATACACAAGTCATTACTACCATGCACGTGGCATCTAAAAATACTACTATGCaagaaaacccaaaaaaaaagtaaattattgAAATAATTCCTAATTAAAAATTTAGCTAAAGTTTGGCTAAAAGTCAAATTGGTCTCTCATCTCTAAGTTTGGCTAATTAGTCATCCAATTAATTCTTTGTAGCCAATTCAGTCCTTAAGGTGTAACCACTGAAAATTTCAAGTTTTCTCCACCAAAAATAGTCTCTAATGTAAACTAGTTAACCTATGGGCAAAAATGAAAACTAACTGCTCAGCCGAGTTTAAATGCATTAAAAACACACTTACAGTAGATTTGATCCTTTAATTGTGTTCTTAATCTAAGTTAAAAGCACTAAAGATACACTTTTCAGACCAAATCAGACACATTAAAAACCAATATAAGTGTGCTTTAGTGTGTTTAAACTTGATcgaaaaattattttctatttttgtcCCTAGGTTGATCAGTTTACAGTAGAAAACTACTAGTCTTTAGTGGAGAAAATTCAACTTTTTTGGTGGCTCACCGCATAAGCACCAAATTGgctaccccaaaaaaaaaaaaatggttggCGTACTTAATTGGCAAAATTAAAGACAGGGACCAATTGGGCTTCAGTAAAATTGTTAGGAACTACTTCATCCAAATTATTTTGTCGTGTTTCGCAAATTCAATTTTTTACGAATAGCAGTTTGATTCTCTTTTCAGTCTTACCTCCACAAATATGATTTGTCTTTCTCAATAGACAAACATTTTGGGCATATCAAAATTGAAAGTATGACACTGTATCCCTTTAAATTATAATAATACAATCACTTTAATccctaatattattttctagacattttacCTCATtattaatctaactagtatggtcaaaaaattttaaatgtatttacccttttttttatatataattaaaaataaaaaattgaaatagtTATTCTTCATTTcgttttcactttaagagatcaaaaaacataaaaataaaagggttttcttaaatttctttttgcacacttattaatactaggaaaaaaaaagagataggagagaaggagacaaaaaattagattttacaaagaaagaaaaaaaaagaagaatctaacattattgtattattttaaaattgtcacgattaaaattggaattgtgcaggaaacagaaaaataaaataattttaaaataataaaaatatttaattctttcctatttgtatttttttgaaaaaagaattgagctctctctctctctctccccctatCTCTTCGTCTCTCTCTCCTCTTCTTTccattttttcaatattaataactTTGCCAATAAAAAAGAGATTAACCTTTCCTTTTAGTGCTTGGAAGACTTGGGGTGCTGAAAGTTTAGGAAGAAAGGAGTGTGGTTTGCACTCACAAGCAATTTTTGGAAGGTATCATGGCTgccttcctttttctcttcttaatCTTGCTAAAGTTTGGATAGAAGCTCTTAATCTTGGTTTATAATggttaattagtgagttttgcatgatatggtggaatgtttagttagggtttgatattttcagttgtgattCTTGTTTTATCTAGTAGATGATGTTGATTAACTTGGATAGGGACTTGGGGTAGTGATTCAAGACATAAATGTGATTTTCaagcattgaatcatcaaattccagaaattgtaGGCCAATCTGTCCTGTTTCTAACCTGTATGTTCGAATatgatagaggctgaatcaggtctaggtcaaaacatgaaagttgtagggaatggagttaaATAGCTTCCTGCaaattttcaactcaatcggagtactgtaacatgtgaaatgacaaaattaacCCTGGCTGCCAAATGCCTTTTTGCGCAGGCAGTGTTCTCTTTTCTCTGAGATAGCACATTTTGACGTTGAAAATGAACGAATTTGGTGTTGAtatcttcataggaaatgtagttctctgtcttagcttcgaaaacgccataaaatttaccccaatccaataagcgtagcttcagttgtgactgaaacgtcaagagacgtcaaacctgctgtttagctatttgtctttaaaacttGCTTTCGGTTGCATTGTTAGACTTGTCTTGTAATTGGATGACATTGatcctagttgaagggctattgtgttagcattgcttatgtgtgactttggggctgatttgaggaaaataatgaagccataaattgctggaaaatagctaaatacaaagggcatgccgcccaaattttcactcgagcgCTAGGTGGATGTACTCGCAACTTCAGCGAAGATTTGAGGacgaattgaacttgaattgTTTAGGGTATTCGAGTCTTCTTTTGTAGAGGTATAAGCTGGAATTTgaccgaaactcgtacccttggaaaagtgaaagtagcgacgaataggaatacgttttccttgtctTTTCGACTCAAAGTggaatttcaaagttttaatcgcttcattgccaaaactaaaacaagcacgcatggttgacggagtgtcaacaggtggtcaagttcggggaattgaactggttttgaagccacttgtatcctaccattgtgatgttacatttctgtttatTGATGTaaaatatcttggtttacatatttatttggatgtgattttacgtttttaccacgattattcactaagcatataacttaccccattccatttgttttccttagcagggtcGACCCAGGGAAAGTTCGGGAAGGTGTATTGACTTTTGGTTTATAGAATAGTTGATTTTGCcctagtacttgttataagttgactagtaagatgtatatatttgttgtggtggttatagttagtagcttctctagggtttactttctggtactagtgGTGTGTATGATTTGATGTAATAGTTTatacaacttttgaagatgtaatagagtaaatagaactttcttttagcgtgaaatctattttctcatttttggtatcgagtcctggcgtgaACTAGGCAAacgatccgctaaaccctttggtacgcctctggatacggtggggtcgtcacagagaCTGTAATCTTGacattttccttttaatttttgtttcaaatgtAAACCAACAACAAATATAATACTACTACTTCACTTTGTATTGATTCTGCGTCTAGAAGTCAGAACTTGGTGGTGTTACTAAATTGGACTCTTGAATAGATTGGTGAACACTGAATTGGAGGAGAGAGTTAGTTGTACATTTATGACTCCTATTGCTGTATTTCTTTCCATATCTGTTTTCTGCACAAGTTAATAATTTTATGACCGCGAAAGATTGAATGTTGAGGCCTGTGTGGACACCATTAGTAGTGTACCAAAATGCCGTGTGTATTTTAGTGGTTCAATTTAGTCTCGTCAAAATGGGGACCAAGCCAGGTCCAATTGGGCAAGATCACGCTCTTCATTACGAGCTTTTACACATGCTTCTAGAGCTACTCGATTCGCTACAGCATCTGGCGCATTACCCCAAGGGTGTCCTAAAGTTCCTCCACCGAACTGTAGTACAGAATCATCCCCAAAGATCTCGGTCAGAGCAGGCATATGCCAAATGTGAATACCTCCTGAAGCCACGGGTATAACACCTGGTAGAGAGACCCAATCTTGAGTGAAATAAATACCGTGGCTTCGGTCTTTTTCAATAAAATCATCACGCAGTAAATCAACAAAGCCCAAAGTGATATCTCTTTCCCCTTCAACTTTACCTACTACGGTACCGACGTGAATATGATCTCTACCAGACATATGTAAGAGGATTATGCAGTATCAAAGATAAAGcgggtaaaaaaaaaagcaatacaAAAGTAAAACGGAAGCAAAACTAGATTTTTTCCGAAAACGTTATTTAGTTTTTCAATTGAGATGGGGCGATCCTTTGAATCAAAGAATGATCAATAATGTCAAAATATATTGTCTCCTGCTTCGACTGATAAATCCAAGAAAAATTACTATATCTTCGATTCAAAGAAGAGAAATGAGTCAGATTATATGTCACGGGTGTAATTTTTTCAGAATTAGGTGGAAACCTAAATAGCTGTTTGAACGGCctatttccaaaaaaaaaaaaaaagctaaaataTCTTCAAATTTTAGAAAAACACTAAAATAATCTACATTAAATAAGGTATTGGTGCAAAGGCCGGTACTGGTGGTGGCCCTGGTTGGTGATGGAGGTTGCTGTTGATG contains:
- the LOC113763910 gene encoding perakine reductase-like; this translates as MAGEDEMPRVKLGSQGLEVSRIGFGCMGLTGIYNSPVPEEDGIAILKQAYYQGVTFWDTSDVYGAEHANEYLVGKALKQLPREKVQLATKFGVFKIEPTKVTVKGTPEYVRSCCENSLKRLQVDYIDLYYIHRIDTTVPIEETMGELKKLVEEGKIKYIGLSEASPDTIRRAHAVHPITALQQEYSLWTRDIEPELLPLCRELGIGLVPYSPVGRGLFAGKAVVESLPQNSFLETHPRYTGENFEKNKTIYFRLDALAKKHGCTPAQLAIAWVLRQGEGIVPIPGTTKVKNLQENNGSVKVKLTEEDLKELSDAVPINNVAGQRTSDALFRTSFYFASTPPPPKKCRLE